The DNA window CAATCGCCGTGACCGCTACTTGAGCCACTTCGTGCTGGCGCAGCAGATCGCCCAACACGCGCAGCGCATTGGTTGGCGGCAACAGGTCGATTCCTAGAGCGCGGAGACGCTCGTGGTGCAGGGAATCGAGCCGCGCCGCCATGCCAATCTCGGCCCACGGACCCCAATTCACTGCAAGCCCGGCCAAGCCAGTGCGACGACGATGTTCGGCGAGGGCATCAAGGGCGGCATTGGCGGCGGCGTAGTTGCCTTGGGTCGCGCTGCCGATCAATGAAGTCATCGACGAAAACAGCAAAAATATCTCCAGTGGTTGCCCTGCCGTCAGACGGTGCAGGTTCCAGGCACCGGCGAGTTTTGCCGCTAAGGGGTGATAAGCCTGTGGCCAGTTCATCGCCGCTAATGGTCCATCATCAATCTGACCAGCAAGATGAATGACGCCACGGATCGATGGTAGCGTCGCCATGGTTGGCTTGAGAACGGCTTCCAGGGCGATAAAGTCGCCAACATCAACCTGCACTGTCTCGACCCGCGCTCCCTGGATGCGCAATCTTTCGATAGCACTGAGCGCCGCCGGTTCAGGCGCGTGACACGCCAGCAGCAGTAAATACCGTACTCCTTGTTCGACCAACCAATTCGCCACCGCCAGTCCCAAGGCACCGGTACCACCAGTAATCAGATAGCCGTGATCGGTGGCTAACGGCGTTATATCTGGTACCGGCAGCCGATAGGGTTGCAGCCGTTCACCGTGGAATTGACCGTTACGGCAGGCAACCAATAATTCACCACTCAATGCCAGGCTTACCCCGTCGCTGATTTGTCGCGCTGCGTCGATGCCGCGTGATTCTAGATCTATCAGCGCCATCCGCCATTGTGGATATTCGGCGCTGGCACTGCGTAGCAACCCGGAGAGGGTTGCCATCTGAGGCGCGGGCAGGGTATCGGTGGCGGTCACCGCGCAGCCTTGATTGCTGATAAAAAATAGCGGTGTATCGCCATGAGTCAATGCCATCGTTTTTAACAATGCTAGGCTAGTGCCGAGAATCTGGCGCTGTTGGCACTCTGGAGCACTCCAGTCGATAGTCGCGGCATCCAGTGGCCAGAGATCAATAACGCCGGCAAGTTGCGTCGGCAAACGCGCGAAGAGCGCACGTAGCTGATCTTCAGCGTTCGGATCAACTTGATAGAGATGGTTATTGACGCAGGTCAGCGCCGCGCCTATACCAACTTCAATCACCTGACGACCAGCAGCGCGCCAGTATTGGGCCAAAGTTGCGCCGCAGCCGTCACGGTCACAACACAGCAGCCAAGCACCTGTGGTTGTGGCGACATCGGGTAGCGTCAGGGGCCGCCATTGACGTTGATAAAGCCACCGACTACTAGGGTCGATCAACGCGAGCAACGCAGCGCGGCTGGCCTTGCGTCCCTCCAGGCCAATAAAACTGGCGATAGGTTCGCCGCTGATCGTTTCGAGCCAGACATCACCCACCAGGCGTTGTCCATCCTGACGACCACCACGCAACCGAGCATGGGCGCGCATCGGTTCATTGGTAACGCGCTGGTGGAACGTAAGTGCTTCCATCGAAAACGGAATGATGGTTTCCTCTGCCGCCAAATTGGCGTTGATCACCAGCAAGCCGAAACAGCTATCAATGAGTCCAGGATGCAGCTCATAGCCAGTGGTGCCGCTGATATTGTCGGGAAGCTGCAATTGAGCAATCGCCTCAAACGATCCGCGCCATACCTCGCGTAGCCAGCGATAACTCGGGCCAACGACGATGCGGCGTTGCGCCTGAGCCTGATAAAGTTGCTCGGCGGCCATCGCTTGATGACATCTATCACGCAATGCTGACCAATCGATGCGCAACAGTGCAGTGGTTTGGCGCGTGATCTGACCGCTGGCGTGTACCGCTGGTTCGGCTGTATCACTATCTCCATCAGCAAAACTCACTAGACGAAAAGTAACGCTACCGAGTTCGGACGCAGGCGTCAGCGCCAGTTGCACGCGCCGTTCGCTTTCCTCGGTGATGACAAGGGCCTGGGGAAAGGTGATCCGCCGTAGTTGCAGGGGTAACGCGGGATCTTCCACCAGCGCCGCACCGATAATTAACGATAGATGCGTAGCACCGGCGACCACTAATTCATCGAAAACGCGGTGGTCTTCAAGCAGCGGTAAGGTTTTTTTGCTAAATGGGGTTTCATAGAGGCGTTCGCTCAATAGCTTGGACGCGAGGCGTCGCGCCAGCAAAGGATGGTTCAATACCTGTTCGCCATGGAAAGCGACGGTTTGACGCTGGCCATTGAGCGTCACTTCATGCCAGTGACGACGGCGTTGAAAAGGATAAGTAGGTAATTCGGCGCGACCGCTGCCTAAGCGCGACCAGTCGGGCGTGCCACCTCGGCACCAATAGCCGCCGAGTGTCGATAGGATTTGTTGCCATTCCGGTTGTCCGTGGCGCAACAACGGCAACCAGGCACCAGCATCCGTTGCCAGTGGTGAGCCACTGGCTCCGGCGACCGCGCGTCCCATACCAAGGAGGGTAGGCCGTGGACCGGCTTCCACCAATAGATTGCAGCCATCATCGAGTAACGCCTGGAATGCCGTCTGAAACTGCACCGGCTGGCGGATATGATCAATCCAGTAATCAGCGTTGGTGAGCCGTTCACCGCTTTCACGGCGGCCTGTGACATTGCTGTAAATGGGTAGCCGTGGCACCTGATACCGGATAGTCGCGGCCAACGTGCGAAACGGCGCTAGTACCGGCGTCATCAATGGGGAATGAAAAGCATGCGAGACCGACAGGGATCGACATTCGACATTAGCCGCCACGAAATGCTCTTGAATGCGTCGCAGCACGGCCTCGGCACCCGAGATCACCACATTGCTCGGACCGTTGTCGGCGGCGATGCTAATTTCACCGGGTGCCCATTTGGTGATCTGCGCCTCCACTTCTACACGCGACGCCAACACCGCCATCATGCCGCCGCCAGACGGCAGCGCCTGCATCAGCCGCGCACGTTCGGCGATTAGCCGCGCACCGTCTTCAATGCTGAATATCCCGGCCACCGCCGCCGCTGCATACTCGCCAACGCTGTGGCCAAGCACTGCGGCCACCGTGCCACCCCACGCCTGCCACAAAGTCGCCAGTGCCACTTCCAGGGCATATAGCGCGGGCTGGGTATTTCCAGTTTGATCAAGGGCCGCGCCGCCAGTAAACAACAAATCCGGTAATGACTGACCGAGCACGGGCCGTAGCACCTGATCGCAGCGGTCGATGACCCCGCGAAACAACGGTTCGGCACGGTAGAGCGATTCACCCATGCCGCAGTACTGGGAACCCTGACCACTAAAGAGTAGTGCCACCTTGGGCCGATGACCTTCCGGCGCCGCGCTGCGCCACATCATGCCGCCATCCATGCGATTAGCCGCAAATGACGTGAGCCGTGCGCGCGCCTCATCGGCGGTTGTCGCCGCCAGCGCGAGTCGCTCCTGAAAATGGGTGCGCGCCACGGCAGCGGTATGGGCAATCGCAGGCCAGGTATTGGCGTTCGCGTCCGCCAGCCACGCCACATAACGCCGCGCTAACTCATGTAATGCAGGTTCGTCACGGGCCGCGAGCACGAATAACTGGTACGGTAGGACGGCGTTCACCAGCGGCGTGACTGGCGGTGCTTCGCTCATCACCAGATGGACATTAGTGCCACTGAAGCCGAATGAACTAACCCCGGCGGTCAGTGGCACATCGGTGGCGACCGGTGACCAGGGAATAGCCGCTGTCGGTACGCGAATAGGTAATTGTTTCCAGGGGATCAATGGATTCGGGGTTGTGAAATGCAGGTGCGGCACTAAGGTTCGGTGACGCAACGAGAGTAGCGTCTTGATCACGCTGGCGATGCCAGCTCCCGCCTCCAGGTGACCGATATTGGTCTTCACCGAGCCGATCCATAGTGGGCTGGCGCTACTCCGATAGTTACCAAACACCCCGTGCATCGCTCCCACCTCAATGGGATCGCCGAGCGGAGTGCCGGTACCATGGGCTTCAATGTAATTGACATGGGACGGATCAATACCGCCACGGATCAGCGCCTGGCGAATCACTGCCTCCTGGGACGGTCCACTTGGTACGGTTAGCCCGCCGCTCGGACCATCTTGATTGACCGCCGAGCCACGAATCAGGGCAAGAATCGTGTCTCCGTCGCGCAGCGCGTCACCCAGACGCTTGAGAACTACAATCCCGCCCCCTTCACCACGTACATAG is part of the Gammaproteobacteria bacterium genome and encodes:
- a CDS encoding SDR family NAD(P)-dependent oxidoreductase, with the translated sequence MSTPPPDYRALMTKALLEIKELKSQLQIARQRDNEAIAIVGAACRFPSGANTLTTYWNLLVNGRDGIGMVPAERWPVDDHFDPEVDAPGKICSRYGGFIDQPVGDFDAAFFGISPREAQSMDPQQRLLLELCWEALEHANYVPEQLFQSNSGVFIGVSSLDHATRVIGEAPFTDIDGYYGTGCALAPIAGRISYLFGFTGPSFIVDTACSSSLLSLHLACESLRRRECDLALGGGIQLLTHPGISIAFTKARMLSVDGRCKTFDAAANGYVRGEGGGIVVLKRLGDALRDGDTILALIRGSAVNQDGPSGGLTVPSGPSQEAVIRQALIRGGIDPSHVNYIEAHGTGTPLGDPIEVGAMHGVFGNYRSSASPLWIGSVKTNIGHLEAGAGIASVIKTLLSLRHRTLVPHLHFTTPNPLIPWKQLPIRVPTAAIPWSPVATDVPLTAGVSSFGFSGTNVHLVMSEAPPVTPLVNAVLPYQLFVLAARDEPALHELARRYVAWLADANANTWPAIAHTAAVARTHFQERLALAATTADEARARLTSFAANRMDGGMMWRSAAPEGHRPKVALLFSGQGSQYCGMGESLYRAEPLFRGVIDRCDQVLRPVLGQSLPDLLFTGGAALDQTGNTQPALYALEVALATLWQAWGGTVAAVLGHSVGEYAAAAVAGIFSIEDGARLIAERARLMQALPSGGGMMAVLASRVEVEAQITKWAPGEISIAADNGPSNVVISGAEAVLRRIQEHFVAANVECRSLSVSHAFHSPLMTPVLAPFRTLAATIRYQVPRLPIYSNVTGRRESGERLTNADYWIDHIRQPVQFQTAFQALLDDGCNLLVEAGPRPTLLGMGRAVAGASGSPLATDAGAWLPLLRHGQPEWQQILSTLGGYWCRGGTPDWSRLGSGRAELPTYPFQRRRHWHEVTLNGQRQTVAFHGEQVLNHPLLARRLASKLLSERLYETPFSKKTLPLLEDHRVFDELVVAGATHLSLIIGAALVEDPALPLQLRRITFPQALVITEESERRVQLALTPASELGSVTFRLVSFADGDSDTAEPAVHASGQITRQTTALLRIDWSALRDRCHQAMAAEQLYQAQAQRRIVVGPSYRWLREVWRGSFEAIAQLQLPDNISGTTGYELHPGLIDSCFGLLVINANLAAEETIIPFSMEALTFHQRVTNEPMRAHARLRGGRQDGQRLVGDVWLETISGEPIASFIGLEGRKASRAALLALIDPSSRWLYQRQWRPLTLPDVATTTGAWLLCCDRDGCGATLAQYWRAAGRQVIEVGIGAALTCVNNHLYQVDPNAEDQLRALFARLPTQLAGVIDLWPLDAATIDWSAPECQQRQILGTSLALLKTMALTHGDTPLFFISNQGCAVTATDTLPAPQMATLSGLLRSASAEYPQWRMALIDLESRGIDAARQISDGVSLALSGELLVACRNGQFHGERLQPYRLPVPDITPLATDHGYLITGGTGALGLAVANWLVEQGVRYLLLLACHAPEPAALSAIERLRIQGARVETVQVDVGDFIALEAVLKPTMATLPSIRGVIHLAGQIDDGPLAAMNWPQAYHPLAAKLAGAWNLHRLTAGQPLEIFLLFSSMTSLIGSATQGNYAAANAALDALAEHRRRTGLAGLAVNWGPWAEIGMAARLDSLHHERLRALGIDLLPPTNALRVLGDLLRQHEVAQVAVTAIDWERYPDAMRPLTAHLRQGMPPTVENGGRLLQKLRELPTARRRSELLRYLGNLLSEVLRMEKGSRIDPRERLFDIGVDSLMAMELKNRLQHELAITLSVTLLFDYPNLDALTDYLLDNLLKATLQRDNADADESNAMDLAGMSEEDAEAELLLQLARVETP